Proteins from one Chlorogloeopsis sp. ULAP01 genomic window:
- a CDS encoding serine hydrolase: MDHQGKQSQFSHQAVAKKMTAYLQACLANRYFMGSVLVASAGEVLLSKGYGMANLEHNVPNTPQTKFRLGSITKQFTATAILQLQEQGLLEVHDSISTYLPDYPNGEQITIHHLLNHTSGIPNYTEFSNFEQTKKIKVTLDDLIARFSSEPLEFTPGKRYQYTNSGYVVLTKIIEILSGKSYADYLQHHILEPLGMVNSGCDRQEMILPHRASGYIFTGEIYQNADFVDMSWPSGAGAMYSTIEDLYKWEQGLYTDAVLSEASREMMFTPKVTIRAAEDNKGYYHGYGGIICTHYERKLLYHGGGIDGFSTRIARYPDEQVSIIVLTNIDPAVATPVVAIANDLAAILFGEPYELPKQRQAIALDTAIYDAYVGRYELEPGWVMIVTKECDRIFAQWIGQERVELFPESSTKFFMKLIDAQRTFVVDETGKASHVILHQGGRERVAIRVI, translated from the coding sequence ATGGATCATCAAGGGAAACAGTCACAGTTTAGTCATCAAGCTGTTGCTAAAAAGATGACAGCTTATCTGCAAGCATGTCTAGCAAATCGTTACTTCATGGGATCGGTATTGGTTGCTAGTGCAGGTGAAGTACTGTTGAGTAAAGGTTACGGCATGGCTAACCTTGAGCATAATGTTCCCAATACACCCCAAACAAAGTTCCGCCTCGGTTCGATTACCAAGCAATTCACAGCAACAGCAATTCTCCAACTTCAGGAGCAAGGTTTGCTAGAGGTGCATGATTCGATTTCAACCTATTTGCCCGACTACCCTAACGGTGAGCAAATTACTATTCATCACCTGCTTAACCACACTTCGGGTATTCCCAACTACACGGAATTTTCTAACTTTGAGCAGACAAAGAAAATCAAGGTAACTCTAGATGATTTGATTGCCAGGTTTAGCAGTGAACCGCTAGAGTTTACACCAGGGAAGCGTTACCAATATACAAACTCTGGCTACGTGGTACTCACCAAAATTATTGAAATACTTTCCGGTAAATCCTATGCCGATTACCTGCAACACCACATTCTTGAGCCTTTAGGAATGGTTAACTCAGGCTGCGATCGCCAAGAAATGATTTTGCCCCATCGAGCTTCGGGTTATATTTTCACTGGCGAAATTTATCAAAATGCAGATTTTGTTGATATGTCATGGCCATCGGGTGCAGGGGCAATGTACTCAACCATCGAAGATTTATACAAATGGGAGCAAGGGCTTTATACCGATGCAGTACTGAGTGAGGCGTCTAGGGAGATGATGTTTACACCCAAGGTTACAATTCGCGCAGCAGAAGATAATAAAGGATATTACCACGGCTATGGAGGAATTATATGCACTCACTATGAACGTAAGCTTTTGTATCACGGTGGCGGAATCGATGGCTTTAGTACTCGCATTGCTAGATATCCAGATGAACAAGTTTCTATTATTGTACTCACCAACATCGATCCAGCAGTGGCAACACCAGTTGTAGCTATTGCAAATGATTTAGCTGCGATTTTGTTTGGTGAACCCTATGAGTTACCTAAGCAACGACAAGCGATCGCACTTGATACTGCGATTTATGATGCCTACGTCGGGCGATATGAATTGGAGCCGGGATGGGTGATGATAGTGACAAAAGAATGTGATCGCATTTTTGCTCAATGGATTGGACAAGAACGAGTTGAACTGTTTCCAGAATCATCAACAAAGTTTTTTATGAAGCTAATAGATGCTCAACGCACATTTGTAGTAGATGAGACAGGCAAAGCATCACACGTCATCCTACATCAAGGTGGACGAGAGCGTGTGGCCATTAGGGTGATATGA
- the purU gene encoding formyltetrahydrofolate deformylase, translated as MTSPTATLLISCPDQRGLVAKFANFIYSNGGNIIHADQHTDFAAGLFLTRIEWQLAGFNLPRELIAPAFNAIAQPLQAQWELHFSDTVPRIAIWVSQQDHCLLDLIWRNRAKEFTAEIPLIISNHPHLREMAEQFGIDYHHIPITKENKIEQEAKQLELLQQYKIDLVVLAKYMQILSADFIIKFPQIINIHHSFLPAFVGANPYHKAFERGVKIIGATAHYVTSDLDAGPIIEQDVVRVSHRDEVEDLIRKGKDLERVVLARAVRLHLQNRVLVYRNRTVVFE; from the coding sequence ATGACAAGTCCAACAGCCACCCTATTAATCTCTTGCCCCGATCAACGGGGACTAGTAGCGAAATTTGCTAACTTTATCTATTCTAATGGCGGCAATATTATTCATGCAGATCAACATACAGATTTTGCAGCAGGCTTGTTTCTGACGCGTATTGAATGGCAATTAGCAGGGTTTAACTTGCCCCGTGAGTTGATCGCACCTGCATTTAATGCGATCGCTCAACCATTACAGGCTCAATGGGAACTTCATTTTTCCGACACTGTTCCTCGGATTGCGATTTGGGTTAGTCAGCAAGACCATTGTCTGCTAGATTTGATTTGGCGCAATCGTGCCAAAGAATTTACTGCTGAGATTCCCCTTATTATCAGTAACCATCCCCACCTGAGAGAGATGGCGGAGCAGTTTGGTATTGACTACCACCATATTCCGATTACAAAGGAGAACAAAATAGAACAAGAAGCCAAACAATTAGAATTATTGCAGCAGTACAAAATTGATTTAGTTGTATTGGCAAAATATATGCAAATTTTAAGTGCTGATTTTATTATTAAATTTCCGCAAATTATCAATATTCACCACTCATTTTTACCAGCATTTGTAGGTGCAAATCCTTATCATAAAGCCTTTGAACGTGGCGTGAAAATTATTGGTGCAACGGCACATTATGTAACTTCTGATTTAGATGCGGGGCCAATTATTGAACAAGATGTAGTGCGAGTTAGCCACCGCGATGAAGTTGAAGATTTGATTAGAAAAGGTAAGGATTTAGAGAGAGTTGTATTGGCAAGGGCAGTGCGTTTGCATTTACAGAATCGTGTGTTGGTGTATAGGAATCGTACAGTAGTATTTGAGTGA
- a CDS encoding DUF4340 domain-containing protein has translation MKLQRTTLILILLALSLGGFVYFYEFYSKTQQEEVQKKTQQIFSFRADDVQTLTVKTKDYTLNLERNKGSEQPQWLITSPQQAPASDAIVSYLMDLLVKGKSDRTLSIPADQLTEFGLVQPQATIVIVLKNQQTHQLTLGKPDFKGSFVYAQTNPARQSSGNVDVLLVSKDFENAVNRELSEWKQTPNVGEGKPLPSLNLPTPQN, from the coding sequence ATGAAACTACAGCGAACAACTTTAATTTTAATACTATTAGCGTTGAGTTTAGGCGGTTTTGTTTACTTCTATGAATTTTACTCAAAAACTCAACAAGAAGAAGTACAGAAAAAAACACAGCAGATTTTCTCTTTTAGAGCAGATGATGTACAGACTTTGACAGTAAAAACCAAAGATTATACTCTCAATTTGGAGCGTAACAAAGGCTCAGAACAACCACAGTGGTTAATAACATCTCCCCAACAAGCTCCAGCTAGTGACGCAATCGTGTCTTATTTAATGGATTTATTGGTCAAAGGTAAAAGCGATCGCACTTTATCAATTCCAGCTGATCAGCTTACCGAATTTGGTTTAGTTCAGCCTCAAGCAACAATCGTCATTGTACTGAAAAATCAGCAAACTCATCAGTTGACTTTGGGTAAGCCTGATTTTAAGGGTAGTTTCGTGTATGCTCAAACTAATCCTGCTCGTCAATCAAGTGGGAATGTAGATGTGCTATTAGTATCCAAAGATTTTGAAAATGCAGTCAATCGCGAACTATCAGAGTGGAAACAAACTCCAAATGTTGGTGAAGGCAAACCTTTACCTAGCCTCAATTTACCAACTCCACAAAATTAA
- a CDS encoding thylakoid-associated protein yields the protein MYTTYFDEYQKQLSEWQKQFSDWQKKFLDTCLENLPNMQREENLSEAFNKSLDFQEEIVKSFLEAQEKNNRMMLDAQKKFWEDYFERMRKKPTATASS from the coding sequence ATGTATACTACCTATTTTGACGAGTACCAAAAGCAATTGAGCGAGTGGCAAAAGCAGTTTAGCGATTGGCAGAAAAAATTTTTAGATACCTGCCTGGAAAATTTGCCGAACATGCAACGAGAAGAAAATCTCTCAGAAGCTTTTAATAAATCTCTGGATTTCCAAGAAGAAATTGTGAAATCCTTTCTGGAAGCCCAAGAAAAAAATAACCGGATGATGCTAGACGCTCAAAAGAAATTTTGGGAAGACTATTTTGAAAGGATGCGGAAGAAGCCAACTGCTACTGCTAGTAGTTAG
- a CDS encoding pyridoxal phosphate-dependent aminotransferase — MKLAGRVSQVTPSITLAIAAKAKAMKAEGIDVCSFSAGEPDFDTPAHIKAAAQKALQEGKTKYGPASGEPKLREAIAKKLRTDNGLNYKAENVIVTNGGKHSLFNLMLAAIEPGDEVIIPAPYWLSYPEMVTLAGGTSVIVPTDASTGYKITPDQLRKSITPKTKLFILNSPSNPTGMVYTPEEIKALAEVVVEADILVVSDEIYEKILYDGAKHVTIGSLGDEIFARTIISNGFAKAYSMTGWRIGYLAGPIDVIKATITIQSHSTSNVCTFAQYGAIAALEDSQDCVEEMRQAFAKRRQVMLERLNAIPGLSCPQPDGAFYLFPDISKTGLKSLDFCDALLGEQQVAVIPGIAFGADDNIRLSYATDLATIEKGMDRLEKFVKSRI; from the coding sequence ATGAAGCTGGCAGGAAGAGTAAGTCAAGTGACACCTTCTATAACCTTAGCCATCGCAGCGAAAGCTAAGGCAATGAAGGCAGAAGGAATTGATGTTTGTAGTTTTAGTGCTGGTGAACCAGATTTCGATACTCCGGCGCACATCAAAGCCGCAGCCCAAAAGGCTTTACAGGAAGGGAAAACCAAGTACGGGCCAGCTTCTGGAGAACCAAAACTGAGAGAAGCGATCGCCAAAAAACTAAGAACCGATAATGGTCTGAATTATAAAGCAGAAAATGTCATTGTTACTAATGGTGGCAAACATTCTCTGTTCAATTTGATGCTGGCAGCAATTGAACCAGGTGATGAGGTAATTATTCCTGCTCCTTATTGGTTAAGCTATCCTGAAATGGTGACGCTAGCAGGTGGTACTTCTGTAATTGTTCCTACAGATGCCTCTACAGGATATAAAATTACTCCTGACCAATTGCGAAAGTCAATTACTCCCAAGACAAAGTTATTTATCCTCAACTCGCCGTCTAACCCTACGGGCATGGTGTATACGCCAGAAGAAATTAAGGCACTGGCGGAAGTAGTAGTGGAAGCAGATATTTTGGTTGTATCTGACGAGATTTACGAAAAGATTCTCTATGACGGCGCAAAACACGTGACAATTGGTTCCTTGGGAGACGAAATATTTGCTCGCACAATTATTAGCAACGGTTTTGCCAAAGCTTACTCGATGACGGGCTGGCGTATAGGTTATTTAGCAGGGCCAATTGATGTAATTAAAGCTACAATTACCATCCAAAGCCACAGCACTTCCAATGTATGCACCTTTGCCCAATATGGTGCGATCGCTGCTTTAGAAGATTCTCAAGACTGTGTCGAAGAAATGCGCCAAGCGTTTGCTAAACGCCGTCAGGTCATGCTAGAAAGGCTCAATGCTATTCCAGGATTGAGTTGTCCTCAACCAGATGGCGCGTTTTATCTGTTCCCCGACATCAGTAAAACGGGACTTAAATCTCTAGATTTTTGTGATGCTTTACTAGGAGAACAGCAAGTTGCAGTCATTCCTGGTATTGCTTTTGGTGCAGATGACAACATTCGCCTCTCCTACGCAACCGATTTAGCAACTATTGAAAAGGGGATGGATAGGTTAGAGAAATTTGTCAAGTCGCGGATTTAG
- a CDS encoding Gldg family protein → MKIIAKNKTWNYLLFWIGQSLVVAGLITGLITDQWGAIPLALIISGILIIGLWLVGKSRYSSWWGRRSTQASTNALVATVAVLAILGLINFLATRYYFRADLTETQLFTLAPESKQLVQNLQQPVKVWVFDVAQNPQDRELLDNYRQQNPQFQFEFVDPQTRFAVAEKFGVKDYGEVYLQSGNRRQLVQTVNVSDRLSEVKLTNSLQQIVNPTSAKVYFLQGHGERPLDGSENGMSQAVEALGNKNYTTAPLNLAEKSSVPSDANVLVIADPKRGLLDSEVTAVQNYLNRGGNLLLMLDPGTDPKLDNLLSQWGVKLDNRLAVDVSGSVAFGPAVPIVTDYGQHPITKDFGNGISFYRLARPIYTTPVPGVEATPILLTKAYPNTWAESDLQNENLQFDKESDRQGPLTLGVALKRKLPVESPSPSSTATESRMVIIGDSDFATNGSFLQQLNGDVFLNSVSWATQQNQQTLSIRPKESKNRRINLTNLQAGVIGFSSLLVLPLIGFAAAFVLWWLRR, encoded by the coding sequence ATGAAGATTATTGCAAAAAATAAAACTTGGAACTATCTATTATTTTGGATTGGCCAATCCCTAGTTGTTGCTGGTTTAATCACAGGTTTAATTACAGATCAATGGGGAGCAATACCCTTAGCGTTGATAATTTCTGGAATACTAATTATTGGCTTATGGTTAGTAGGGAAAAGCCGATACAGTAGCTGGTGGGGGCGTCGTTCTACCCAAGCTAGTACTAATGCCTTGGTGGCAACTGTGGCTGTCTTAGCAATTTTAGGGTTAATTAATTTCTTAGCTACTCGCTACTACTTCCGAGCAGATTTAACAGAAACTCAGCTATTTACCCTTGCACCTGAATCAAAGCAATTAGTACAAAATTTACAACAACCAGTAAAAGTTTGGGTATTTGATGTAGCTCAAAATCCCCAAGATCGAGAATTATTAGATAATTATCGTCAACAAAATCCTCAATTTCAGTTTGAGTTCGTCGATCCGCAAACTAGATTTGCAGTGGCAGAGAAATTTGGTGTCAAAGATTATGGTGAAGTTTACCTACAATCTGGAAATAGACGCCAATTGGTGCAGACAGTAAATGTTAGCGATCGCCTCTCAGAAGTTAAGTTAACCAACAGCCTGCAACAAATCGTTAATCCAACGAGTGCCAAAGTTTACTTCCTACAAGGACATGGCGAACGCCCACTTGATGGCAGTGAAAATGGTATGTCACAAGCTGTTGAAGCTCTTGGCAACAAAAATTACACCACCGCCCCACTCAATCTAGCAGAAAAATCCAGTGTTCCGAGTGATGCCAATGTCTTAGTAATAGCCGATCCGAAACGAGGGCTTTTGGACAGTGAAGTCACAGCAGTACAAAACTATCTCAATCGCGGTGGTAATTTGTTACTGATGCTCGATCCAGGTACAGATCCCAAACTCGATAATTTACTCTCACAATGGGGTGTAAAACTGGATAATCGTTTAGCAGTCGATGTCTCTGGTAGTGTTGCTTTTGGCCCTGCTGTGCCAATTGTGACAGATTACGGTCAACATCCGATTACAAAAGATTTTGGTAACGGTATTTCTTTTTATCGTTTAGCACGACCGATTTATACCACACCTGTGCCTGGCGTTGAAGCTACTCCTATATTACTGACCAAAGCTTATCCCAATACTTGGGCAGAAAGCGACCTCCAAAATGAAAACTTGCAGTTCGACAAAGAAAGCGATCGCCAAGGGCCTTTAACATTAGGTGTAGCTTTAAAGCGTAAACTACCAGTAGAATCACCATCTCCTAGCTCAACTGCCACCGAGTCTCGAATGGTAATTATAGGCGATTCAGACTTTGCTACCAATGGTTCATTTTTACAGCAGCTAAATGGAGATGTATTCCTTAATTCAGTTAGTTGGGCAACTCAACAAAATCAACAAACCCTTTCCATTCGCCCTAAAGAATCGAAAAACCGTCGTATCAATCTGACAAACTTGCAAGCCGGTGTGATTGGCTTTTCTTCTCTGTTAGTTTTACCTTTAATTGGATTTGCAGCAGCATTTGTTTTGTGGTGGCTGCGAAGATAA
- a CDS encoding acetate--CoA ligase family protein, with amino-acid sequence MQSGSKFKTDLTYDILRSERQPLSSIFLPETVAIIGASDSPGSVGRTLLWNLISNPFGGTVFPVNPKHHSVMGIKAYKNIAEVPEPVDLAVIATPASTVPGIVRQCVEAGVKSAVIISAGFKEIGEPGIQLEQQILQEARKGKLRIIGPNCLGVMNPHTGLNATFASAIARPGRVGFISQSGALCTSILDWSLRENVGFSAFVSIGSMLDVGWGDLIYYLGDDPRTSSIVIYMESIGDARSFLSAAREVALTKPIIIIKGGRTEAAAKASASHTGALTGSDEVLDAAFRRSGVLRVTRISELFNMAEVLAKQPRPKGPRLTIITNAGGPGVLATDCLISTGGELAELSTDTIAAGNEFLPPYWSRSNPIDILGDAEPERYAKTLEIAAKDPHSDGFLVILTPQAMTDPTQTAERLKSCVEALHDTSLKGKPILASWMGGAEVMAGEAILNRASISTYPYPDSAARVFTYMWQYTYNLRGIYETPVLVEKWDKLPDRNFAEKLIAIARQAGRTILTEMESKQILEAYGIPTVQVCVAATIDEAVDCANSLGYPVVLKLLSKTITHKTDVGGVQLNLMDAQAVRWAYHAIESSVREKVGAEHFLGVTVQQMLNLNDGYELIVGSSLDPQFGPVLLFGAGGQLVEVFKDRAIALPPLNTTLARRMMEQTRIYKALKGVRGRLPVDIAAVEQLLVRFSQLVVEQRWIKEIDINPLFASTIKSSASLVALDARIVLHPTNVKEEELPKIAIRPYPTQYVTSWTLKDGTQVIIRPIRPEDEPLAVKFHKTLSEQSIYFRYFHLVKLSQRIAHERLMRLCCIDYDREMALVAEYKNLTTNEREIIALGRLTKLHGLSEAEFALLVSDKFQYQGLGTQLLRLLLQVGQDEHIKRITADILPENTAMQRTCEKAGFHLHRMPDLVKAEIDL; translated from the coding sequence ATGCAATCGGGCAGTAAGTTTAAAACCGATCTCACCTACGATATTCTACGTTCCGAGCGTCAACCTCTCAGTTCTATTTTTTTACCGGAGACAGTTGCTATCATAGGTGCGAGCGACTCGCCTGGAAGTGTAGGACGTACCTTGCTGTGGAACTTAATCAGCAACCCCTTCGGTGGCACAGTATTTCCCGTAAATCCCAAACACCACAGTGTAATGGGTATTAAAGCTTACAAAAATATTGCAGAAGTACCAGAACCTGTAGATTTGGCAGTGATAGCCACACCCGCCTCAACAGTTCCTGGCATAGTGCGGCAGTGTGTAGAAGCTGGAGTAAAAAGTGCAGTCATCATTTCTGCTGGCTTTAAGGAAATTGGTGAACCTGGAATACAACTAGAGCAACAAATTTTACAGGAAGCTCGCAAAGGTAAACTCAGAATTATCGGCCCTAATTGTTTGGGGGTAATGAATCCTCATACGGGACTGAATGCAACTTTTGCTAGCGCGATCGCCCGTCCGGGTAGGGTAGGCTTTATCAGTCAGAGTGGCGCACTCTGCACATCTATTTTGGACTGGAGCTTGCGAGAAAATGTTGGTTTTAGTGCTTTTGTGTCTATTGGCTCAATGCTGGATGTGGGTTGGGGCGATTTAATTTACTATCTTGGTGACGATCCACGTACTAGCAGTATAGTTATTTACATGGAGTCCATAGGAGATGCACGCTCATTTCTATCTGCGGCTCGTGAGGTAGCACTAACTAAGCCCATTATTATCATTAAAGGAGGTCGAACAGAGGCAGCTGCTAAAGCCTCGGCTTCTCATACAGGGGCGCTCACCGGCAGTGATGAAGTACTGGATGCTGCTTTTCGGCGTAGTGGGGTGTTGAGAGTCACTAGAATTTCTGAATTGTTTAACATGGCAGAGGTGCTGGCAAAACAGCCTCGTCCCAAAGGCCCACGCTTAACTATTATCACCAATGCAGGTGGGCCGGGTGTATTGGCAACTGATTGTCTGATTAGCACAGGTGGAGAACTGGCAGAACTTTCTACAGATACGATTGCCGCAGGTAATGAATTTTTGCCTCCTTATTGGAGTCGCAGTAATCCAATCGACATTTTGGGAGATGCCGAGCCAGAACGCTATGCCAAAACTCTAGAAATTGCTGCCAAAGATCCTCATAGCGATGGTTTTTTGGTGATTCTCACACCCCAAGCAATGACTGATCCTACCCAAACTGCTGAACGGCTAAAATCTTGTGTAGAGGCGCTTCATGATACATCACTAAAAGGTAAACCGATCCTGGCAAGTTGGATGGGGGGAGCAGAGGTAATGGCAGGAGAAGCGATTCTCAATCGTGCTAGTATTTCCACTTATCCCTATCCAGATTCGGCAGCACGTGTATTTACTTATATGTGGCAGTACACATATAACTTACGTGGCATCTATGAAACTCCGGTGCTAGTAGAAAAATGGGATAAATTACCTGATCGCAACTTTGCTGAAAAGTTAATAGCAATAGCCCGTCAGGCAGGGCGAACCATTCTCACAGAGATGGAATCAAAACAAATCCTAGAAGCCTATGGTATTCCTACTGTGCAAGTCTGCGTGGCTGCCACAATAGATGAAGCCGTTGATTGTGCTAATTCCCTTGGTTATCCAGTAGTACTCAAACTTTTATCGAAGACAATTACCCATAAAACTGATGTTGGAGGCGTGCAGTTAAATCTTATGGATGCCCAAGCTGTGCGCTGGGCTTACCACGCTATTGAATCTTCTGTAAGAGAAAAAGTAGGGGCAGAACACTTTTTGGGAGTGACGGTACAGCAAATGTTAAACCTCAACGATGGCTACGAATTAATTGTCGGCAGTAGTCTCGATCCGCAGTTCGGCCCGGTATTATTGTTTGGTGCAGGGGGACAATTAGTGGAGGTATTTAAAGATAGAGCGATCGCACTCCCTCCCCTCAATACAACCTTGGCGCGGCGAATGATGGAACAAACTCGAATTTACAAGGCGCTTAAAGGTGTGAGGGGGCGTCTACCAGTGGATATTGCAGCTGTTGAACAACTACTGGTGAGATTTTCCCAACTGGTGGTGGAACAACGCTGGATCAAGGAAATTGATATTAATCCCCTGTTTGCTTCTACAATCAAATCCTCTGCTAGTTTAGTTGCCCTAGATGCGCGAATTGTCCTTCACCCAACAAATGTAAAGGAAGAGGAACTGCCAAAAATAGCAATTCGCCCCTATCCAACGCAATATGTCACATCTTGGACGCTGAAAGATGGCACACAAGTTATCATCCGCCCTATTCGTCCTGAAGATGAGCCGCTAGCTGTAAAATTTCATAAAACGTTGTCGGAGCAAAGTATTTATTTTCGCTACTTCCATTTAGTTAAACTCAGTCAACGAATTGCTCACGAACGTCTGATGCGTCTGTGCTGCATTGACTACGATCGCGAAATGGCACTGGTTGCAGAATATAAAAATCTAACTACAAATGAGCGTGAAATTATAGCTTTAGGCAGATTGACTAAATTGCATGGTTTGAGTGAGGCAGAATTTGCTTTGCTGGTTAGTGACAAGTTTCAATACCAAGGATTGGGTACACAATTGCTAAGACTACTGCTGCAAGTAGGACAGGATGAACACATTAAGCGTATCACTGCCGATATTCTACCGGAGAATACAGCTATGCAAAGAACCTGCGAAAAGGCTGGCTTCCACCTGCATCGTATGCCAGATTTGGTAAAAGCAGAGATTGATTTGTGA